The nucleotide window tgcctgTCCTGACGGACgagtgcgagtaaacggcttttcatctcattttaggcttgagcaactaaatgaatgcctaaGTCTATTTGACTGattctattttaattatattacaacatcaatgctgtgaaAGGAGCCGtataaaatggggaaaaaatcacGTTAACCGTTCACCAGAAgcttatcagtatgggaagaagcACAAGGTCTGCATATACCCTGTTGGTCACTAAGACCTGCAATGCAAATGTGGTATTATAAGGACATTATTTTTGCTAAGTTGTTtttgatttatcattttaatgattaaaacttattttaataatcgaaAAAGTTTCTAGTTCATTGAAATTCTGAAAGAATTCACCTTAATCAATAAAATgacattataaaataacattacaatatattaacatgtaACATGTTATAGAATAACATCAATCCTATGTTATAGGACGTGAGGACACTTGCGTAACTCACACTTTAGTGGTGCAACATTATCCCAGCAAACACCTTATGTTCCTATATGGTTTCCTTTTGGTTATATTTTTGGAGGGGAACCAATATAGAACCTTCCAGGAATGTCTTGGGAGCATTCTTTGTTTCTTGGGAGGCTACAGTGCCACTGCATGATTTTTCAGTCAAACTATGTCTTTTTATCTGAATGAATACTTAGAAAATTGATGCAAACAAAGGAAAGTGCTGTTAATGATTCCTtgaaattcattaaaaataaagtacatCTGCTTTTTTCTAATTTTGGGCTCAGATGAAAGACAGTTGATCTAATTCTGCATTGCGGAGATGTGCTTGTTTTAGAGCTtccaattcagttgcctatgggagaaattactgggtataataatacaaacatttatacataatacatttaataacacaataatagaaatatcagtttgcaaaatCAAGCGGCATAACAGGCTGTTTGgaacgtaaaaaaaaataaccGGAAGTGAATGAAACCGGACGTCCTGTGACAGTAATGCTCCGATGGCTGCGCCCACTCCAAGTTAAAGAATAAGGCCAATTCAAAGACTTTTTCCACAACTTGGCACTGCACGTTGTATTGTTGTCTACAGAGGATCTTGATCATTTAGTTCCTGCACTGACCAACAGCACTGCTTGGATAGATAAGGCTTGTAACTAAGGAACAGACAGGTCTGGTAATCAGGTAGTAGAGTATGACCCCAAAGCTCGCCTACTATTGTTACAGAgtagagcaattccagcattattgATGTGACATTATAGCAGTGTATTGATCTATCAGTTTATATATTCCATAAAGCTgtacgattctggctaaaatgagaatcacgtttgttttttgttttttttgctcaaaataaagatcacgattttgtcacgattctgtagatataaaGTAAAGGTGATGAGTGcatgggctattattattgttattctcaaatatgtggtaaaacagcaatagtctttgtgtagctgtactgttggttaaaatgcaaaCTTgcatagacttggaatggtggacttgaacagactttagatttgtcctggtcattaatgctgatgataattctgatgtcgaattattgtgtttgagacattttCTTACAGtctgtcattttctgcttaaaatctgtcactgacatGAATTTCGTGATTACAGAAAAAatgtgggtatttttgcatttcggctggggttttttaatacttttcgggctggaatcagtcagctacatctggcaagaCTGTGTGCGcattcggtttcattttcactgctaagagcggttcaccTCCTGCACGGCTCCCAAAAGATTCCTCTGTGCCGCAAACTGAATTTTCTTTTACAACTTTATTAActgttattcacagcctgtgcaggttctgttcactaaagtagactctctgtggtaacagctgacggtcagctcacgtcacgttgGATTTTGCAGTCGCAAcgtaaaacaatgtaaagacttgtgcggccaccattgcttctctcctgaacttgaaaatatgattgacagaatcgtagaaatgctggattaagaacGTCTAGGgcagtgatcaccaaacttgttcctggagggccggtgtccggcagattttatctccaaccctaatcaaacacacctgaacaagccaatcaaggttttacttggtatacttgaaacatccagccaggtgtgttgaggcaagatcgagctaaaccctgcaggaacatcggccctcctggaccaggattagtgacccctggtctagggggtcgaatcgagatcagtACGATTTATCATTTGGGAAcagaatgatgtagtgacgagtgtttcccaaaaccggtAGCATGAtactctaaacagggtggagtaagTTATTACTTTGTGAGGAGCCCAAAATTTTCtttctgcaatatatatcgtTTTACAAGCacacgcattaaaaaaaaaaatccaatattagttttggtaaaaacgaCCACCTCTTCCTCGGTCATCTTTCCATCGAGCAAGTTTCTTGTGTTAGCACAATGATTGGTTGGCGACGTAATCGACCAGAGCAAGAGGTGGCattaacgcaccaaaaagtttgttgtcgacctCAGAAAAACGGTATGAAGGAGAAATCGTACATTCTCATCATcgtatggatttactttcattgtCTAACTTTCGCTTTAGCCAGAGGAGTCTGTTGGTGCCCTGAATTTCACAAATCGATAACTTTGTGAGTCATAATATATCATTGGAAATAAaagggtctgtttttatttctgtacactTACGATAAGGGCAAAAACcatttgcttttataaaataCAGAAAGGCTAGGTTGCATACCTGCAGATGCCTCCTCCGGTTACTCATTGAAGCCTTTGATTTCAAAAGTATTTTAACAGCTGCAATTTTTGCACTGAACTGTTGTATTTCTGTCTGTCTCGGATTTCAGGATGAAATGATTTTAAatttccagcaataaaatgcttttattttacttGCCATGGTGGCAACTCTCAGACTGGATGTAGTAGCCTAATGCTTTCAGCGGCGGAGAATTAAGGTAACTGGTAGACGTGGTGCGCCGCAATAAAACCGGAAAACCaatcaaaagcatcagaatagcaccgctttaataaatggccttagcagaaggcatcgtgcatatcaaaaacaggcacaGCAACAGATTAATATTACTCAACATattccagatttttaaagaacatttagatgtaaccccatttgtaatctttaacatgTTCATAagaaactgtaatttaattacactttTTTCTCATAAACTATAAcgaattactgttacttttattttgtaattaaatgacGTAACACCCTGACATGTAACTAGTTACCCTCCATCACTGCAAACAATGTAGAAAGGGTTTCGCTATTTAGTTGAACACTTTAGTCAATAGGTCAACTGAGACGCAGCACGAGTCATTGAATTGCCTTCGACCAATCAGGAACCGGAACTGTCGGTTTTATAATTAGTAATGTCAACATGAACTAGTGGATCTTAAAGCACATGAACTTTTCTCAGGAAATTCCTCCTCAAGCAACAATAAACAATAGAAGCCAACAGCCAATGCATAAAAACCAAAACATGCACTCTCTGGGATCCAGTTCACCTCAACAGCACATCAACACATAACTATTTCTGTTAATAAAAATGCTTTAATGtaacaatacataaaaaacaacataaaaaaacatatttcacaAGTGGAAGTATTTGTTCATCTGTACATTTTGAAGGACATTCACAGAACAATCAGTCACGAAACCCCATTGCTTTTGTTACAAAAATATATCATTCTTACAGTATTAACAGTCACGCGTTCAGAgaagaaatataaatattaatagtacaaaataaaagACACCAGCTTAATTTAGGATGATAATAGTTAAGTGAgcttattatttatgttatctgtGAAATTGTGGTTTCAATCACAcgttgcattgtttttttttccgcaGTTATCTATAAGTTTTTGTAGAAAGTTCCTCATCCTGTCAAAAAACAAAGTGGAGTTGGTGAGCTCTTGCAGTTCACAAGGATGTCGCGCTGAGCAATTCTGTGGAAACACAAATTCTTCATTAATATAGTTGTCGTTCATGATTAGACATAATAGAAAATTAGAAATGCATCATTCAGAATTGAAGAATCAGCTCACATCACATGCATGGCTGTTGAATTGAAATGGCGGGacgagtaattaaaaaaataataaaaattacacaaCTTAATTCCAATTagaaattcaaaacaattatttaaacttaCAAATCCTTTTtcaatgtttcccaaatgatgtttaacagagcaaggaaattttcatggtatgtctgataatattttttctcctttctaataactgatgtattttatctttgccgtgatgacagtaaattatatttgactatatatttttcaagacacttctatacagcttaaagtgacatttaaaggcttaactaggttaattagccatgttattgtataaagatggtttgttctgtagactattgaaaaatattcaaagggggtaatcattttgaccttaaaatggtgtttaaaaaattaaaaacggcttttattcaagccgaaataaaacaaataagactttctccagaagaaaattattatcagacatactgtgaaaatttccttgctctgttaaatataatttgggaaatatttaaaaaagaaaaaaaaaatcaaagggggctaataattctgacttcaactgtatataacgaTTCTTTGTTAGTTTAAGTtctttaattgtttattagtgtCTATGTCATTActatattacacaaacacacaaatacatatatatgtgtatatatagtttaaaaataatttattgcttaaattaataatatttaacctTTATCTTTAAATGTCCagtaaaaaagcaaataataggtgttttttatgttaatataATTTCCTTTTTTCTTAACTGTGTAgttaaatgtagatttttttttgttgtttagttAATGTTTTACTTTAACGTTTTAGGATTTactttaattcagctttatttgtatagcgcttttacaatgtagattgtgtcaaagcagcttcacataaatggtcatagtaactggaacagtgttgttcagtttttagtgtttaagttcagttcagtttagctcagttcagtgtgataaAGGTACATTTTAGTTTCGATAAAATTACACTGATATGCACTGTTTTATAATGTCATTTCAAGCAACGATTATTAAAGGTTTCCAAAATAGCCCACATGTTGTGTGAATAAAtaggtttcaagagttcacacttagctgatgattgattataatgcttgtttgacatgctgtccagggagagagccctgagcttataagatcctcgagcctggggccccctcccgtttgcagggtgagaggggagtttgagctcaggtagatctcgagatctcccctgctgtagtagctaatgaacagatagtgattgctcttaagagataactacttactaggagcatgtctatggtgccgatttggattattCAATTAACTTAAGATGCATATATTTGGACGGTGAgaggaacctgggggaaacccacacaagcacggGTAGAACATATAAACTCCGCACAAAAACGTCGACTGGcatggtaaggactagaaccagtgattttcttgctgtgaggcaacagtgctaagcactgggccaccgtgccacccatatagaaatggaggaggagtaggggtggaaggggggattcttcaaaatgaagatggctgtggtatggaactgagggtatttatagtgcCTTAGGAAtcttctgattggtgaatcattaattgaataatgcgggaccggctgtgttcaatcataagcatgtgatcctcttgaaattattttataaataaacttcacttatagtCAGTGAAAAAATTAGACgtgttattataaacatttacaattcAGTCGTATCAGTTCTGAACGATGCACAATCCTGATACACGCTTCATGCCTTGACTTACGTTTTGGCTGTAGTGCTGTAAGGTTCTTTCTACCATCACCACCCCTGGTGAGTCTTCTCCTGAGCCTTCTTCATACAAAACAACTTTCATTTCCAGTAGAAAACAGTCAAAAAACCTAAATGTGCAATTCTGCAGACAAGCAAAGAGCAAGTGTTTCAGTTTTATACAGAAATGTTGTGCAGTGTTACTAAAGTTCATTCAAAACAATAATAGAGCAGAGCAATGAGACTTTCATACAATTTGACTATTACACTGTATAGACAACAAGAATTTCATTTAGTGTAACACTAGTTTGTATGCTAAAACATTTTAGAGTATTTTgacaaattaaaatgatttatggATCACAGTTTGGCATGAAATACTCCTGATTTTACTTTTCCGTTATCCTTCAAACCTCTACAGTAGGTTTTACTCAAATTTCAGTGatgcatttttaacttttaaaatacaGAATTGAATAAGCCTCATATCATCTTTACATAAAGATGATGAAATCATGTTGTTAATTAAACATTCAGGCAGACACTTTACATACACTTAATATgctttatgtatttaataaaatcacttttgttcatttaattcaatggtccccaaccaccgggcgtggaacaattggtaccgggccacataagaaatcatacattttttctgtcccccccccccccgacttggtttcttccactcacccccgccatctcacgtaaaatggactatgccaaaatccaacacggagcgggaagaacgatagaatatagctcagtggtggttgttgatagtttaaagttataaaacaggtattatagagtccaaatcagcagagcatttaaggattgtgcatatatgtgtgcgtgcatctcTTAGTAAGTACTCAAAATCATTGCAATGTGTATCtgtatggagtttcacataatcatactcattagggctgtgacatgccaatgcatacatttaattcggctatacggttgtattattgttaatatgttcgtcagttgaaatgtttggcacagatgttttgtatttgatgcatataaaccttgattgaaacattaTCAGACCGCTatagtgcaactagcgcatgcgcactgagttgttcatgattaacctgaatgcacgagcgcagcagctgtgttcACGTGAAGCCCCGCCACACCGGTCCATGGTAAAATTGACAACCGTTGACCAGtccgcggtgataaaaaggttggggagcACTGATTTAATTCATTCAGACACAAAAATGGCACCTCTAGTATTTGACCCAAGTGAAAATTGTATTAACATCAAATCATTTGATGAAGTTATTTAAGTGGTCTTACGTGAATATCGTCTATCTTTGGCGTGTACAAGTGTGCTGTAGAGCTCTAAAAGAGAAAAGGTTTGGAAATGATTATTCTATATGAGTTTTGGTCGAACAGTGCGTCATAATATCACATTTCACACTTACTGTGAATAATTTCTTATGGTTCTCTAGTATAGTCAAGAGGTCTTCCAGTCCCTGTTCTGGATGTCCTGCTTGACCTTCAGTCAAGGGCAACAGAGCACTTAGacagctgaacacacacaaaataaatggcACAACATCACATCAGTTCGTGTACAGTGGTTTAGTAATCCAGCAACACACAAGCTATTATCTGCACATTATCTCCATTACACCTCCATTTGAAAAGCCACACTGTCTGTCTGTGAATACAGCTAATATTGCagtaacccagcaggcacactgATGTCAACACTACATCAAAAATGATGCCAAATgtaaatcgatttgatgtcaaagccttgacatccacacattagctacgtttccatttacctattttatgtgcattttggatatgcacataaaaaacggttgatggaaacaccaagatgtgcatcaattttgaaaatgcgcataactaagttggataaacgttttattcgatgagaaaaaatgtgcataaactgcgatggaaacacttcattcattcgttcattttcttgtcggcttagtccctttattaattcggggtcgccacagcggaatgaaccgccaacttatccagcaagttttatgcagcggatgcccttcctgccacaacctgtctctgggaaacatccacacacacattcatacactacggacaatttagcctacccaattcacctgtaccgcatgtctttggactgtgggggaaatcggagcacccggaggaaacccacgcaaaggcagggagaacatgcaaactccacacagaaacaccaactgagccgaggctcgacccagcgaccttcttgctgtgaggcgacagcactatctactgcgccactgcctcgcctggaaacacttttaccgcacaaattccagtgtgcgcattaaaaaaggtcctgtgatttttgttataagagatcatgtgatgataaaaatgagtgtgaatggacaaaccagcaggctgagcacactgtaaaccatctgaaatgttgttttggtcattctaaaactccttaaccatttcagtattagtattagtatcagtattatattattaatgacctccacagtcaagAGCGTCcacgtctcacgccttcaaactcCACCGCACGTTCACTGCGtatcaggattgccttctgagacacaagtcatttattaaatgaagaaaagattcacgcagcttctcctaccactgcaaattccatttttactgttgatatttggcgccagttaatcaggaagtgacgattttgttcgcttttgactcgttggatggaaacgctgctttattcgcacgtcttttatgcgatactccagttttgtgcataaagttgattcccatttttggatggaaacatagctaatgatgcGCTTTTGACcacaaaaataacaacacaacattattataatataagaaaagtTTTGTACATCTAAACACTTTAATTA belongs to Danio rerio strain Tuebingen ecotype United States chromosome 1, GRCz12tu, whole genome shotgun sequence and includes:
- the il15 gene encoding interleukin-15, which encodes MISVTLFLVFIAGLWINKPAKLKSMRTGRCACNTLCFENHMECHWNSEVWNSILILSCLSALLPLTEGQAGHPEQGLEDLLTILENHKKLFTSSTAHLYTPKIDDIHNCTFRFFDCFLLEMKVVLYEEGSGEDSPGVVMVERTLQHYSQNNCSARHPCELQELTNSTLFFDRMRNFLQKLIDNCGKKNNATCD